The window GACCGCGTTGATGTAGTCGGTATCGATCTCGCGCGCGGCGATCTCGCGCAGGGCAAGCACGGTCGGCTTGTCGTTGGCTTCGCTGTTGTCCAGCTTCGGCTCCACGCCGCCTGCCAGCTGGCGCGCGCGCTTGGCGGCCATCATCACGAGATCGAAGCGGTTGTCGACCACTTCCAGGCAATCTTCCACGGTAATACGGGCCATGTATGTCCTGCGGCCGCTGGGCCGCTGAAGTGTTCGAGAGGGGCCGGAATTCTAGCCGGGGAACCCCATGAAGGCAAGCTCATGCCTTGAAAATCAGAAACTTAGGCCCTCGACGACGCCTGCTTCCGCCTACTCGTCGACCAGCAGCGAGGTGATCAGGCGGGCATGTCGCGCCACCTGGGCGTCCTTGCGCAGCCGGCTGGCGGTGAAGATGCTGCACATCTCGGCGACCGCGGTCTCGAAATCCTCGTTGACGATCACGTAGTCGAATTCGCCGTAATGGCTCATCTCCTCGCGCGCGGCATCCAGCCGCTGGCGGATCACGTCCTCGGAATCCTGCCCGCGCTTGCGCATGCGCTCTTCCAGCGCGGCCCGCGACGGCGGCAGGATGAACACGCTGACCGCGTCCGGGATCTTGTTGCGCACCTGACGCGCACCCTGCCAGTCGATTTCCAGCAGCACGTCGCGACCGGCCGACAGCTGCGGATCCACCGACTGCCGCGCGGTGCCCTTCCAGTCGCCGTGCACCAGCGCGTGCTCGAAGAAGTCGCCCTCGGCGACCATCGCCTTGAACTCCTCGGCACCGATGAAGTGGTAGTGCTCGGCATGGCGTTCACCCGGTCGCGGCTGCCGCGAGGTGAACGAGATCGACAGGCTGATGTTCGCATCGCGCGCCAGCACCGCGTTGACGATGCTGGATTTCCCGGCACCCGAGGGCGCGGCGACGATGTAGAGGGTTCCGCGCATGGACTACTCGACTTCTTTCATTCGATGTTCTGGATCTGTTCGCGGATCTGGTCGATCAGCACTTTCAGTTCGACCGCGGCGTTGCTGGTGCGCGCATCGACCGACTTGCTTCCCAGGGTATTCGCCTCGCGGTTGAATTCCTGCAACAGGAAATCCAGGCGGCGACCCACGGGGTCTTTCTGCTTGAGGGTGCGACGCAATTCGGACAGGTGGCTGTCGAGGCGGTCGAGTTCCTCGTCCACGTCGAGTTTCTGCAGCCACATCACCAGTTCCTGCTCGATCCGGCCCGGGTCCGCGGGTTGCGCGAGGTCGGCCAGTCGCGCATCCAGCTTGTTGCGCTGGCCGGTGCGGATCAGCGGAATCAGGTTGCGCACCTCGGCGGCGATCGCGGCGATCGCGGTGGCGCGCTCGCCGATGACTTCGGCCAGCTTGCCGCCCTCACGCTCGCGCGAGGCCACGAAATCGTCCAGCACCGCATCGAGCAACACCATCGCTTCGCGCTGCAATGCGTCCGCATCGACGCCACGCGTCTGCAGCACGCCGGGGAACTGCAGCAATTCGGTGAACTGCACGCGCAGTTGCGGGAAGCGTGAATCCAGTTGCTGCGCGAGATCGCCCAGCCGCGCAACCAGCGCTTCATCGACCTGCAGCGCATCGCTGCCGTTCGCCGGGCGCAGCCGCAGCACCAGGTCCAGCTTGCCGCGCGAGACCCGCGTGGCCACGCGTTCGCGCAGTTGCGGCTCCAGCACGCGCAATTCGTCGGGCAGGCGCACGCCGAGTTCGAGGAAGCGATGGTTGACCGCGCGCATCTCGCAACCGAGCACGCCCCATTCGGTGCTGCGCTCGCCGGCGGCGTAAGCGGTCATGCTGCGGATGGGCATCGTGCTGCGGCCGGGAGAACGGAACGTGGATGGTAGTCTAGCGACCCGCCGGCTGCCGGCGTTCGTTGCCGGAATCCCGATGTCGTTCGTTCGTCCCAGCGGCCGCACTGCCGACCAGATGCGCACCGTGTCCATCACCCGCGGCTTCACCCGTCATGCCGAGGGCTCGGTGCTGGTGGCGTTCGGCGACACCCGTGTGCTGTGCACCGCCAGCGTCGAC of the Thermomonas carbonis genome contains:
- the gmk gene encoding guanylate kinase, whose translation is MRGTLYIVAAPSGAGKSSIVNAVLARDANISLSISFTSRQPRPGERHAEHYHFIGAEEFKAMVAEGDFFEHALVHGDWKGTARQSVDPQLSAGRDVLLEIDWQGARQVRNKIPDAVSVFILPPSRAALEERMRKRGQDSEDVIRQRLDAAREEMSHYGEFDYVIVNEDFETAVAEMCSIFTASRLRKDAQVARHARLITSLLVDE
- the rpoZ gene encoding DNA-directed RNA polymerase subunit omega — translated: MARITVEDCLEVVDNRFDLVMMAAKRARQLAGGVEPKLDNSEANDKPTVLALREIAAREIDTDYINAVEKAERERKEREAMEWAAAEVVAGDDDMKGDD
- a CDS encoding YicC/YloC family endoribonuclease; the protein is MTAYAAGERSTEWGVLGCEMRAVNHRFLELGVRLPDELRVLEPQLRERVATRVSRGKLDLVLRLRPANGSDALQVDEALVARLGDLAQQLDSRFPQLRVQFTELLQFPGVLQTRGVDADALQREAMVLLDAVLDDFVASREREGGKLAEVIGERATAIAAIAAEVRNLIPLIRTGQRNKLDARLADLAQPADPGRIEQELVMWLQKLDVDEELDRLDSHLSELRRTLKQKDPVGRRLDFLLQEFNREANTLGSKSVDARTSNAAVELKVLIDQIREQIQNIE